From Acidovorax sp. FHTAMBA, one genomic window encodes:
- a CDS encoding helix-turn-helix domain-containing protein, producing MKLHLLICDGVFDLGLAALTDTVGLANAMAGSLPQAPSRIELTLVGVRRRIRTAQGLTVPVVTARGVPEPDVVLVPAFGDKMPDTLSARLTRPDVPDAVAALQQWSTAGAHLGAACSGSFLLAESGLLDGHRATTSWWLGPMFRQRYPSVTLDESRMIVNSTRFTTAGAALAHVDLALRIIRGRSPALAALVARYLLVETRSSQAEFVIPDHLAHADPMVERFECWARRRLAQGFSLAEAASAAGTSERTLARRLQSVLGKTPLSYFQDLRVEHAVHLLRTGNASVDQVAAQVGYSDGVTLRTLLRRKLGRGVRELRRGG from the coding sequence ATGAAACTCCACCTCCTTATTTGTGATGGCGTGTTTGATCTGGGGCTTGCGGCGCTCACTGACACAGTGGGCTTGGCCAATGCGATGGCGGGCTCGCTGCCACAGGCCCCCTCTCGCATAGAGCTCACGCTGGTGGGTGTGCGGCGTCGCATCCGAACAGCGCAAGGCTTGACGGTGCCCGTGGTCACTGCGCGTGGTGTGCCCGAACCAGACGTCGTGCTCGTGCCCGCTTTTGGCGACAAGATGCCTGACACGCTCTCGGCTCGGCTCACACGCCCCGATGTGCCCGATGCGGTCGCGGCTCTACAGCAGTGGTCCACCGCTGGCGCGCACCTTGGTGCCGCTTGCTCCGGTAGTTTCTTGCTTGCAGAGAGTGGTCTGCTTGATGGGCATCGTGCGACGACGTCATGGTGGCTGGGGCCGATGTTTCGGCAGCGCTATCCGAGCGTCACGCTGGACGAGTCACGCATGATCGTGAACTCGACACGCTTCACCACCGCGGGTGCCGCTTTGGCCCACGTCGACTTGGCCTTGCGCATCATCCGAGGGCGCAGTCCGGCGCTGGCGGCCCTGGTGGCACGCTATCTGCTGGTCGAGACACGCAGTTCGCAAGCCGAGTTCGTGATTCCCGACCACCTTGCGCATGCCGACCCGATGGTAGAGCGCTTCGAGTGCTGGGCCAGACGTCGGCTCGCGCAAGGTTTCTCGCTGGCCGAGGCGGCCAGCGCCGCGGGCACAAGCGAGCGCACCTTGGCGCGGCGGCTGCAAAGCGTTTTGGGCAAGACACCACTGTCGTATTTCCAGGACTTGCGCGTCGAGCATGCCGTCCATCTCTTGCGCACAGGCAACGCCAGCGTCGACCAGGTCGCCGCACAGGTCGGGTACTCGGATGGGGTGACGCTGCGGACCCTGTTGCGCCGCAAGCTGGGCCGGGGGGTCAGGGAGTTGCGACGCGGTGGATGA
- the hemH gene encoding ferrochelatase, with product MRSPFSPEPPYTHGQAERTAVLLCNLGTPDEPTAPAVRRYLAQFLGDHRVVEIPKLLWMPILHGIILRTRPAKSAAKYASIWTPEGSPLAHWTARQATLLRGWLGEAGHAVLVRHAMRYGNPSIASQLDALKAEGATRILILPLYPQYSATTTASVFDAVYTWAAATRNVPELRFVNHYHDAPGYIDALARTIEAHWKTHGQPDQLVMSFHGVPERTLHLGDPYHCESRKTGRLLAERLGLREERYRITFQSRFGKAKWLEPYTQPTIEALGKAGTRRVDVVCPGFTSDCLETLEEINMEVREAFLHAGGQEFHYIPCLNDNNHWITALSRVAQQHLAGWPTEVPGAAALADARSHALAGGAPKGVCPVAH from the coding sequence ATGCGCTCTCCCTTTTCCCCCGAACCCCCTTACACCCACGGCCAGGCCGAACGCACCGCCGTGCTGCTGTGCAACCTGGGCACGCCCGACGAACCCACGGCCCCGGCCGTGCGCCGCTATCTGGCGCAGTTTCTGGGCGACCACCGCGTGGTGGAGATTCCCAAGCTGCTGTGGATGCCCATCCTGCACGGCATCATCCTGCGCACGCGCCCGGCCAAGTCGGCCGCCAAATACGCCAGCATCTGGACGCCCGAGGGCTCGCCCCTGGCGCACTGGACAGCCAGGCAGGCCACGCTGCTGCGCGGCTGGCTAGGCGAAGCGGGGCACGCGGTGCTGGTGCGCCATGCCATGCGCTACGGCAACCCCTCCATCGCCAGCCAGCTCGATGCGCTGAAGGCCGAGGGCGCCACGCGCATCCTGATATTGCCGCTGTACCCGCAGTACTCGGCCACCACCACGGCCAGCGTGTTTGACGCTGTCTACACCTGGGCCGCCGCCACGCGCAACGTGCCCGAGCTGCGCTTTGTCAACCACTACCACGACGCGCCCGGCTACATTGACGCGCTGGCCCGCACCATAGAAGCGCACTGGAAGACCCACGGCCAGCCCGACCAGCTGGTGATGAGCTTTCATGGCGTGCCCGAGCGCACGCTGCACCTGGGCGACCCCTATCACTGCGAATCGCGCAAGACCGGCCGCCTGCTGGCCGAGCGCCTGGGCCTGCGCGAGGAGCGCTACCGCATCACCTTCCAGTCGCGCTTTGGCAAGGCCAAGTGGCTGGAGCCCTATACCCAGCCCACCATCGAGGCGCTGGGCAAGGCCGGCACACGCCGCGTGGACGTGGTGTGCCCCGGCTTTACCAGCGACTGCCTGGAGACGCTGGAAGAAATCAACATGGAAGTGCGCGAGGCCTTTTTGCACGCGGGCGGTCAGGAGTTTCACTACATCCCCTGCCTGAACGACAACAACCACTGGATCACTGCGCTCAGCCGCGTGGCGCAGCAGCACCTGGCAGGCTGGCCCACCGAGGTGCCCGGCGCTGCGGCGCTGGCCGATGCGCGCAGCCATGCGTTGGCCGGTGGCGCGCCCAAGGGCGTATGCCCCGTGGCACACTGA
- a CDS encoding HAD-IA family hydrolase, with amino-acid sequence MPDTPFPGSAGSAGADAASLLDLSRIRAISIDLDDTLWPIWPTIARAEAVLLEWLTHHAPATAALFSNTEALRAIRNQMVTLRPDLKADLSALRRESIRLALTQAGDEPELAEPAFDLFFAERQRVELFDDAHDTLAFLSARYPVVAVSNGNADVHRIGIGHYFRHSISASDFGVAKPDPRIFHAAATAVRVAPHEVLHVGDDATLDAQGALNAGMQAVWINTASHPWPHGQPPHATVPSLTALCRLLA; translated from the coding sequence ATGCCCGACACTCCCTTCCCCGGTTCGGCCGGCTCCGCCGGGGCCGACGCCGCCTCCCTGCTGGACCTCTCCCGCATCCGCGCCATCTCCATCGATCTGGACGACACGCTGTGGCCCATCTGGCCCACCATTGCGCGCGCCGAGGCGGTGCTGCTGGAGTGGCTCACGCACCATGCGCCGGCCACTGCGGCGCTGTTTTCCAACACCGAGGCGCTGCGCGCCATCCGCAACCAGATGGTGACCTTGCGCCCCGACCTTAAGGCCGACCTGAGCGCGCTGCGGCGCGAGTCGATCCGGCTGGCCCTGACCCAGGCCGGCGATGAACCCGAGCTGGCCGAGCCGGCGTTTGACCTCTTCTTTGCCGAACGCCAGCGCGTGGAGCTGTTTGACGACGCCCACGACACGCTGGCCTTTCTGTCGGCGCGCTACCCGGTGGTGGCCGTCTCCAATGGCAACGCCGACGTGCACCGCATTGGCATCGGCCACTACTTTCGCCACAGCATCAGCGCGTCGGACTTTGGCGTGGCCAAGCCGGACCCGCGCATCTTTCACGCCGCCGCCACCGCCGTTCGGGTGGCACCGCATGAGGTGCTGCATGTGGGCGACGACGCCACGCTGGATGCCCAGGGCGCGCTCAACGCGGGCATGCAGGCCGTGTGGATCAACACCGCCAGCCACCCCTGGCCGCATGGGCAGCCGCCCCACGCCACGGTGCCCAGCCTCACGGCGCTGTGCCGGCTGCTGGCCTGA
- the hpnE gene encoding hydroxysqualene dehydroxylase HpnE produces the protein MNVAVIGAGWAGMAAAVGLAQAGIMPTVFETARATGGRARAFSGHGVQGEPLVLDNGQHILIGAYAESLRLMRQVGVDVDSALLRLPLALVFPDGTGLRLPDLPPPWDALLGIARARGWPPGDKLALLRTAALWRVRGFRCAPDTTVQQLCVKLPPRLMAEFIDPLCVSALNTPSQEACGQVFLRVLRDSLFSGRGGSNLLLPRTDLGTLFPETAAQWLQARGARVHTGRRVQALARTAQGWRVDGELFDAVVLATSSTEAARLARAAQASLPAPEARTLDAWATTAEALRFTAIGTVYAQAAPGAPAVLPQPMLALRPGPGQPAQFVFDRGQLGGPAGLLAFVVSDAHGERDTLEAGVLHQAARQLGLAGLRPVQTVVEKRATFACTPALQRPACALAPRLWACGDYTQGPYPATLEGAVLSGTAVAHAVASLCSAGTAL, from the coding sequence ATGAACGTGGCGGTGATCGGTGCAGGCTGGGCCGGCATGGCGGCGGCCGTGGGCCTGGCGCAGGCCGGCATCATGCCCACGGTGTTCGAGACTGCGCGCGCCACCGGGGGCCGGGCCCGGGCCTTCAGCGGCCACGGCGTGCAGGGCGAACCGCTGGTGCTGGACAACGGCCAGCACATCCTCATCGGTGCCTATGCGGAAAGCCTGCGCCTCATGCGCCAGGTGGGCGTGGATGTGGATAGCGCGCTGCTGCGCCTGCCGCTGGCCCTGGTCTTCCCCGACGGCACGGGCCTGCGCCTGCCCGATCTGCCCCCGCCCTGGGATGCGCTGCTGGGCATTGCCCGTGCGCGGGGCTGGCCGCCGGGTGACAAGCTGGCCCTGCTGCGCACCGCCGCGCTGTGGCGTGTGCGCGGCTTTCGCTGCGCGCCGGACACCACGGTGCAGCAGCTGTGCGTCAAGCTGCCCCCGCGGCTCATGGCCGAATTCATTGACCCGCTGTGCGTATCGGCGCTGAACACGCCCTCGCAGGAGGCGTGCGGCCAGGTGTTTTTGCGCGTGCTGCGCGACAGCCTGTTCAGCGGCCGGGGTGGCTCCAACCTGCTGCTGCCGCGCACCGACCTGGGCACGCTTTTCCCCGAAACTGCTGCGCAATGGTTGCAGGCCCGCGGCGCACGCGTGCACACCGGGCGCCGCGTGCAAGCCCTGGCGCGCACTGCGCAAGGCTGGCGGGTGGATGGCGAGCTGTTTGACGCCGTGGTGCTGGCCACCTCCAGCACCGAAGCGGCGCGCCTGGCCCGCGCCGCCCAGGCCAGCCTGCCCGCGCCCGAAGCGCGCACCCTCGACGCCTGGGCCACCACGGCCGAGGCGCTGCGCTTTACCGCCATCGGCACGGTGTACGCCCAGGCCGCACCGGGCGCCCCCGCCGTGTTGCCGCAGCCGATGCTGGCGCTGCGGCCGGGCCCGGGGCAGCCCGCGCAGTTTGTGTTTGACCGGGGCCAGCTGGGCGGCCCCGCCGGGCTGCTGGCGTTTGTGGTGAGCGATGCCCATGGCGAGCGCGACACGCTCGAAGCGGGCGTGCTGCACCAGGCCGCCCGCCAGCTGGGCCTGGCCGGGCTGCGGCCCGTGCAGACCGTGGTGGAAAAGCGCGCCACCTTCGCCTGCACCCCCGCCCTGCAGCGCCCTGCCTGCGCCCTGGCCCCGCGCCTGTGGGCCTGCGGCGACTACACGCAAGGCCCCTACCCCGCCACGCTGGAGGGCGCGGTGCTGAGCGGCACGGCCGTGGCCCACGCGGTGGCGTCGCTTTGCAGCGCGGGAACCGCACTCTAA
- a CDS encoding cation-transporting P-type ATPase has protein sequence MSPTNLPPSPATPPPAAPADTATVWHSLEASAALQQLGASADRGLTVEEAALRLARHGPNRLPQTRGRPAWLRLLHQFHNVLIYVMLASALVTAALGHWLDTGVLLGAVVINAVIGFLQEGKAESALDAIRRMLSLQASVLRGGERQMVAAEQLVPGDIVMLASGDKVPADLRIVNARNLRADEAVLTGESVPSEKTPDAVAADAPVGDRRGMLYSGTLVASGTVVGVVVATGARTELGRISALLATVEAATTPLLRQIARFSHWLAAVIGVFVVATFAIGVWWRGQAPAEMFMMAVALAASAIPEGLPAIMTITLALGVRRMATHNAIIRHLPAVETLGSVTVICSDKTGTLTCNAMTVQRVATADRVYEVSGTGYAPEGGFHLGGQSVPLGEHPALLPVAQAALLCNDASLAHGDTGWTLTGDPTEGALLTLALKAGLDATSERAEHPRTDAIPFESEHRFMATLHHDHAGHAMVLVKGAPERVLDMCSAQRRADGTDEPLDHDHWRRAANDCAARALRVLALATKTVPSSQQTLDFSDAEGGFTLLALLGSMDPPRPEAMAAVAECHAAGIRVKMITGDHGETARAIGAQLGIGVGKPALTGAEIELLDDTALQQVVSDVDVFARASPEHKLRLVQALQAHGEVVAMTGDGVNDAPALKRADVGVAMGHNGTEAAKDAAAVVLADDNFATLGRAVREGRGIYDNVRKFILFTLPTNGGEALVVFCAIAFGLALPLTAVQVLWINLVTSSTLGLALAFEPAEDDVMRRSPRNPGEPLLSGLFVWRVVMVSVLMACAALGLFLWELGQGASIATARTMAVSTVVVAEMFYLYNSRHILHSMLNREGLLGNLKVPAAIALCAAMQLAFVHAAWLQQVFGSTDLTLAEWGRVLLAGAAVFVVAEVEKWGQRRWRAMARA, from the coding sequence ATGAGCCCGACGAACCTGCCGCCCTCCCCCGCCACACCGCCCCCCGCCGCCCCGGCCGACACCGCCACCGTCTGGCACAGCCTGGAGGCCAGCGCCGCGCTGCAGCAGCTGGGCGCTAGCGCCGACCGGGGCCTGACCGTGGAGGAAGCCGCCCTGCGCCTGGCCCGGCACGGCCCCAACCGCCTGCCGCAGACGCGCGGGCGGCCCGCGTGGCTGCGGCTGCTGCACCAGTTCCACAACGTGCTCATCTACGTGATGCTTGCGTCGGCACTGGTGACGGCGGCGCTCGGGCACTGGCTGGACACGGGGGTGCTGCTGGGGGCCGTGGTGATCAACGCGGTGATCGGCTTTCTGCAGGAGGGCAAGGCCGAATCGGCGCTGGATGCCATCCGGCGCATGCTGTCGCTGCAGGCCTCGGTGCTGCGCGGCGGCGAACGCCAGATGGTGGCGGCCGAGCAACTGGTGCCGGGCGACATCGTGATGCTGGCTTCGGGCGACAAGGTGCCGGCCGACCTGCGCATCGTCAACGCCCGCAACCTGCGTGCAGACGAGGCCGTGCTCACGGGCGAGTCGGTGCCGAGTGAGAAAACCCCCGACGCTGTGGCCGCCGACGCGCCCGTGGGCGACCGGCGCGGGATGCTGTATTCGGGCACGCTGGTCGCATCGGGCACGGTGGTGGGCGTGGTGGTGGCCACGGGGGCCCGCACCGAGCTGGGCCGCATCAGCGCCCTGCTGGCCACGGTGGAGGCGGCCACAACCCCGCTGCTGCGCCAGATTGCCCGGTTCAGCCACTGGCTGGCAGCGGTGATCGGCGTGTTTGTGGTGGCCACGTTTGCCATTGGCGTGTGGTGGCGCGGCCAGGCACCGGCCGAGATGTTCATGATGGCCGTGGCGCTGGCCGCATCGGCCATCCCCGAAGGCCTGCCCGCAATCATGACCATCACGCTGGCGCTGGGCGTGCGGCGCATGGCCACGCACAACGCCATCATCCGGCACCTGCCCGCCGTGGAAACGCTGGGCTCGGTCACCGTGATCTGTTCGGACAAGACCGGCACGCTGACCTGCAATGCCATGACCGTGCAGCGCGTGGCCACCGCCGACCGGGTGTACGAGGTGAGCGGCACGGGCTACGCGCCCGAGGGCGGCTTTCACCTGGGCGGGCAGAGCGTACCCCTGGGCGAGCACCCGGCACTGTTGCCGGTGGCCCAGGCCGCGCTGCTGTGCAACGACGCATCGCTGGCCCATGGCGACACCGGCTGGACGCTGACCGGCGACCCCACCGAAGGCGCCCTGCTCACGCTGGCGCTCAAGGCGGGGCTCGACGCCACCAGCGAACGCGCCGAACACCCGCGCACCGACGCGATTCCGTTCGAGTCCGAGCACCGCTTCATGGCCACGCTGCACCACGACCACGCGGGCCACGCGATGGTGCTGGTCAAGGGCGCGCCCGAGCGCGTGCTGGACATGTGCAGCGCCCAGCGCCGCGCAGACGGCACCGACGAGCCCCTGGACCACGACCACTGGCGCCGCGCCGCCAACGACTGCGCGGCCCGCGCGCTGCGGGTGCTGGCCCTGGCCACCAAAACCGTGCCCTCCAGCCAGCAGACGCTGGATTTTTCAGACGCCGAGGGTGGCTTCACGCTGCTGGCCCTGCTGGGCAGCATGGACCCGCCCCGCCCCGAGGCCATGGCCGCCGTGGCCGAATGCCATGCGGCCGGCATCCGGGTGAAGATGATCACCGGCGACCATGGCGAAACCGCCCGCGCCATCGGCGCCCAGCTGGGCATCGGCGTCGGCAAGCCCGCCCTCACGGGCGCCGAGATCGAGCTGCTGGACGACACCGCGCTGCAGCAGGTGGTGAGCGATGTGGACGTGTTTGCCCGCGCCAGCCCCGAGCACAAGCTGCGCCTGGTGCAGGCCCTGCAGGCGCACGGCGAGGTGGTGGCCATGACCGGCGACGGCGTGAACGATGCGCCGGCCCTCAAGCGCGCCGACGTGGGCGTGGCCATGGGCCACAACGGCACCGAGGCCGCCAAGGACGCCGCCGCCGTGGTGCTGGCCGACGACAACTTCGCCACGCTGGGCCGCGCCGTGCGCGAGGGGCGCGGCATCTACGACAACGTGCGCAAGTTCATCCTGTTCACGCTGCCCACCAATGGCGGCGAAGCGCTGGTGGTGTTCTGCGCCATTGCGTTCGGCCTGGCACTGCCGCTCACGGCGGTGCAGGTGCTGTGGATCAACCTGGTCACCTCCAGCACGCTGGGCCTGGCGCTCGCCTTTGAGCCCGCCGAGGACGACGTGATGCGCCGCAGCCCGCGCAACCCCGGCGAGCCCTTGCTCAGCGGCCTGTTCGTGTGGCGTGTGGTGATGGTGTCCGTGCTGATGGCCTGCGCCGCGCTCGGCCTGTTCCTGTGGGAGCTGGGGCAAGGCGCATCCATTGCAACGGCGCGCACCATGGCAGTGAGCACCGTGGTGGTGGCCGAAATGTTCTACCTGTACAACAGCCGCCACATCCTGCACAGCATGCTCAACCGCGAAGGGCTGCTGGGCAACCTCAAGGTGCCGGCCGCCATCGCGCTGTGCGCCGCGATGCAGCTGGCGTTTGTGCACGCCGCCTGGCTGCAACAGGTGTTCGGCTCCACGGATCTGACGCTGGCCGAGTGGGGGCGTGTGCTGCTGGCGGGCGCGGCCGTGTTTGTAGTGGCCGAGGTGGAAAAGTGGGGGCAGCGCCGCTGGCGGGCTATGGCGCGGGCATGA
- a CDS encoding AAA family ATPase: protein MSVSALAPHQLRLTIDPATLGFASTAELHDLPLPWIGQERAQAAAQFGLGLQQPDYHLFVLGEVGSGRASLLRQAMQAAAAERAVPPDLCYLHNFDQPERPRALRLPAGQGRQLRQGMADMAKNLQADIPKRLSSPDFRAEAGRIEKTWQAHESEAFAVLDTFAEARQFRLSREAGHMVFTLNGPKGQPLTEAEARALPRERRAEIDLAEQALRTEIARFLETTRPLERARDDALAALRRNAIKPLVEHALQGIRQGLRKQIKDAVKLTQWLDQVERSVLEHIDLFEPGDADQNTDAEDDRKDALDDLLARCHVNLAVDNAGRSGAPVVVEDNPTVRSLFGSIEHGSDADTMQADHASIHAGSLLKAHGGFILLHLHDVAAEEGLWQRLRRFLRCGRLQIEEGGGGGGAAHGISLGLPVALQPEPVDVDVKIVLIGSVDEYYALQEADPDAARRFRVKVDFVEHFVATPATQQATAIFVARSCQKRGLPHFSASAVALLLEQTHREADDQRRQSALFAHTEALVIESAALCRARGGALVEPPDVLAAQQARRLRHNYPEQQLHESIAEGERLITLHGSVAGQINAMTQIDLGDYRFGFPVRITARTFAGQEGLLNIEREVDMSGPIHDKGVLILHSYLTALFSHVAPLALNASIVFEQEYSGVEGDSASCAELYALLSSLSGLPLRQGIAVTGALNQHGEVLPVGGINEKIEGWFQACVAAGLDGTQGVLIPARNQRHLMLDRSVLDAVERGLFHVYTMGHVSEGIALLTGEASGMSPAELLQAQADELAGGAATVEDTVMQRAEVTLRGYRRACQVAGGARRGRAVRGR, encoded by the coding sequence ATGTCTGTTTCTGCCCTCGCTCCCCACCAGCTGCGGCTGACCATTGACCCCGCCACGCTGGGCTTTGCCAGCACGGCCGAGCTGCACGACCTGCCCCTGCCGTGGATCGGCCAGGAACGCGCGCAGGCCGCTGCGCAGTTTGGCCTGGGGCTGCAGCAGCCCGACTACCACCTGTTTGTGCTGGGCGAAGTGGGCAGCGGGCGCGCGTCGCTGCTGCGCCAGGCCATGCAGGCGGCAGCCGCCGAACGCGCCGTGCCACCCGACCTGTGCTACCTGCACAACTTCGACCAGCCCGAGCGCCCCCGTGCCCTGCGCCTGCCCGCAGGCCAGGGCCGCCAGCTGCGCCAGGGCATGGCCGACATGGCCAAAAACCTCCAGGCCGACATCCCCAAACGCCTGAGCAGCCCCGACTTCCGGGCCGAGGCCGGGCGCATCGAGAAAACCTGGCAGGCGCACGAGAGTGAAGCCTTTGCTGTGCTGGACACATTTGCCGAAGCGCGCCAGTTCCGCCTGAGCCGCGAGGCGGGGCACATGGTGTTCACCCTTAACGGCCCCAAGGGCCAGCCGCTGACCGAGGCCGAAGCCCGCGCCCTGCCGCGCGAGCGCCGCGCCGAGATCGACCTGGCCGAGCAGGCGCTGCGCACCGAGATTGCACGGTTTCTGGAAACCACCCGCCCGCTGGAGCGCGCACGCGACGACGCCCTGGCCGCCCTGCGCCGCAACGCCATCAAGCCGCTGGTGGAGCACGCCCTGCAGGGCATCCGCCAGGGCCTGCGCAAGCAGATCAAGGACGCCGTCAAACTCACCCAGTGGCTGGACCAGGTGGAGCGCTCGGTGCTGGAGCACATCGACCTGTTCGAGCCCGGCGATGCCGACCAGAACACCGACGCCGAAGACGACCGCAAGGACGCGCTCGATGACCTGCTCGCCCGCTGCCACGTGAACCTGGCGGTGGACAACGCCGGCCGCAGCGGCGCCCCTGTGGTGGTGGAAGACAACCCCACCGTGCGATCGCTGTTTGGCAGCATCGAACACGGCTCGGACGCCGACACCATGCAGGCCGACCACGCCAGCATCCATGCGGGCAGCCTGCTCAAGGCGCACGGCGGTTTCATCCTGCTGCACCTGCACGACGTGGCGGCCGAAGAAGGCCTGTGGCAGCGCCTGCGCCGCTTTTTGCGCTGCGGGCGCCTGCAGATCGAGGAAGGCGGCGGCGGTGGCGGCGCGGCCCATGGCATCAGCCTAGGCCTGCCTGTGGCACTGCAGCCCGAGCCCGTGGATGTGGATGTGAAGATCGTGCTGATCGGCTCGGTGGACGAGTACTACGCCCTGCAGGAGGCCGACCCCGACGCCGCCCGGCGCTTTCGCGTGAAGGTGGACTTTGTGGAGCACTTTGTGGCCACGCCCGCCACGCAGCAGGCCACCGCCATCTTTGTGGCCCGCAGCTGCCAAAAGCGTGGCCTGCCGCATTTCTCGGCCAGCGCCGTGGCCCTGCTGCTGGAGCAGACCCACCGCGAAGCCGACGACCAGCGCCGCCAGAGCGCACTGTTTGCCCACACCGAGGCGCTGGTCATCGAAAGCGCCGCACTGTGCCGGGCGCGCGGCGGTGCCCTGGTGGAGCCCCCCGATGTGCTGGCCGCCCAGCAGGCCCGCAGGCTGCGCCACAACTACCCCGAGCAGCAGCTGCACGAATCGATCGCCGAAGGCGAGCGCCTGATCACGCTGCACGGCTCCGTGGCGGGCCAGATCAACGCCATGACGCAGATCGACTTGGGCGACTACCGCTTTGGCTTCCCGGTGCGCATCACCGCGCGCACGTTTGCGGGGCAGGAGGGCCTGCTCAACATCGAGCGCGAGGTCGATATGTCCGGCCCCATCCACGACAAGGGCGTGCTGATATTGCACAGCTACCTCACCGCCCTGTTCAGCCACGTGGCGCCGCTGGCGCTCAATGCGTCCATCGTGTTCGAGCAGGAATACAGCGGCGTGGAAGGCGATTCGGCCTCGTGCGCCGAGCTGTACGCGCTGCTGTCCAGCCTGTCAGGCCTGCCCCTGCGCCAAGGCATTGCCGTGACCGGCGCACTCAACCAGCACGGCGAGGTGCTGCCCGTGGGCGGCATCAACGAAAAGATCGAAGGCTGGTTCCAGGCCTGCGTAGCGGCGGGGCTGGACGGCACGCAGGGCGTGCTGATCCCCGCCCGCAACCAGCGCCACCTGATGCTGGACCGCAGCGTGCTGGACGCGGTGGAGCGCGGGCTGTTCCATGTCTACACCATGGGGCATGTGAGCGAGGGGATTGCGTTGCTGACGGGCGAGGCTTCGGGCATGAGCCCAGCTGAGCTGCTGCAGGCGCAGGCTGATGAGCTGGCCGGAGGTGCGGCCACGGTGGAGGACACAGTGATGCAGCGGGCGGAAGTGACGCTGCGGGGGTATCGGAGGGCTTGTCAGGTGGCGGGGGGCGCGCGGAGGGGGCGCGCCGTTCGGGGGCGCTAG
- a CDS encoding antibiotic biosynthesis monooxygenase yields the protein MTKLALFVRLEAKPGQEAALAEFLASALPLANAESGTTAWFALKFGPSTFGVFDAFADEAGRQAHLNGQIAAALMANAATLLSSPPNIEKVELLAAKLPA from the coding sequence ATGACCAAGCTCGCCCTGTTTGTTCGCCTCGAAGCTAAACCCGGCCAGGAGGCTGCGCTTGCCGAGTTCCTGGCCAGCGCACTGCCGCTCGCCAACGCCGAGTCCGGCACCACTGCCTGGTTCGCATTGAAGTTTGGCCCTTCGACCTTCGGTGTGTTCGATGCCTTCGCCGATGAGGCAGGTCGCCAGGCACATCTGAACGGCCAGATCGCCGCGGCCTTGATGGCCAACGCCGCGACTTTGCTCAGTTCTCCGCCCAACATCGAGAAGGTAGAACTGCTTGCAGCCAAACTGCCTGCATGA
- a CDS encoding DUF2189 domain-containing protein has translation MPRKLHFLPPIRTIGLTRPLHWLALGWRDMVRAGWISVAQGLALALFGAAIFAVAHHRFWLLAGALSGFLVVAPVLATSLYALSRALERGEPANLGVVLKTWLNWQNSHVNKWGNDYWCMVQFGALLALAATGWVMTSAALITLLAQAPVLTPLDFLRHVVLAREGWLFEIWLGLGSLMAAPIFASSVVAMPLLLDRRATLLQAVLTSWKAVVVNPLPMALWAALILGLTLLGLGSMLLGLVVVMPVLGHASWHAYRDLVDASGMPEREPAKAANVANVANASGVAP, from the coding sequence ATGCCCCGCAAGCTCCACTTTTTGCCCCCTATTCGCACCATTGGCCTCACGCGGCCCCTGCACTGGCTGGCCCTGGGCTGGCGCGACATGGTGCGTGCAGGCTGGATCAGCGTGGCCCAGGGCCTGGCGCTGGCACTGTTTGGCGCGGCCATCTTTGCGGTGGCGCACCACCGCTTCTGGCTGCTGGCGGGTGCGCTGTCGGGCTTTCTGGTGGTGGCGCCGGTGCTGGCCACCAGCCTCTATGCCCTGAGCCGCGCGCTGGAACGCGGTGAGCCCGCCAACCTGGGCGTGGTGCTCAAGACCTGGCTCAACTGGCAAAACAGCCATGTCAACAAATGGGGCAACGACTACTGGTGCATGGTGCAGTTCGGCGCGCTGCTGGCGCTGGCCGCCACCGGGTGGGTGATGACATCGGCGGCGCTCATCACGCTGCTGGCGCAGGCGCCCGTGCTCACGCCGCTCGATTTTCTGCGCCACGTGGTGCTGGCGCGCGAGGGCTGGCTGTTCGAGATCTGGCTGGGCCTGGGCAGCCTGATGGCGGCGCCCATCTTTGCATCGAGCGTGGTGGCCATGCCGCTGCTGCTGGACCGCCGCGCCACGCTGCTGCAGGCCGTGCTCACCAGCTGGAAGGCGGTGGTGGTGAACCCGCTGCCCATGGCACTGTGGGCCGCGCTGATCCTGGGCCTGACGTTGCTCGGGCTGGGCTCGATGCTGCTGGGGCTGGTGGTGGTGATGCCCGTGCTGGGCCATGCCAGCTGGCACGCCTACCGGGATCTGGTCGATGCCTCTGGCATGCCCGAGCGCGAGCCTGCCAAGGCTGCCAACGTCGCCAATGTCGCTAACGCCAGCGGGGTGGCGCCGTGA
- a CDS encoding DUF2788 domain-containing protein produces the protein MIFGFTEAQISGFFLTYGVGAFILYMLFIIGQLAWESKAGRFGTFVLFLGLGVGFLGYVAKIVIQWWLER, from the coding sequence GTGATCTTTGGATTTACCGAAGCGCAGATATCGGGCTTCTTTCTCACCTACGGGGTGGGCGCGTTCATCCTGTACATGCTGTTCATCATCGGCCAGCTGGCGTGGGAATCCAAAGCCGGGCGGTTTGGCACCTTTGTGCTGTTCCTGGGGCTGGGCGTGGGATTCCTCGGCTATGTGGCCAAGATCGTGATCCAGTGGTGGCTGGAGCGGTAG